The region tctgctgctgctgtttttgtttttttgttttgtttttttttacctcattgtCTGCATCTAGTCTGTTTATAACATCTGTTGAGCTATAATAGCTTGCTAAAAAGGTGCGTAATATGATCCCTTCTAATTTGGTGCATTCTGTGATGCAATATTTTCCAAAACAGCAGGTAGCAGTAGATTAAAAAAATAGCTATGAGAACTGATGTCGTTGCAAGAAACGCTCATGAAATAAAGCACAGTTTGTTTCTTTTATGAAACTGCAACATAAATACACTCACTGgcaactttattaggtacacctgttcgtggtgaagacgacttgctgaagttcaaactaagCGTCAGAATggtgaagaaaggggatttaagtgacactGAAGacagcatggttgttggtgccagacggaatggtctgagtatttcaaaaactgctgatctactgggattttcacgcacaaccatctctagggtttacagagaatggtccaaaaaagagaagatatccacgaGCAGCATTTGTTTGGATGCAAATGCCTTGTtggtgtcagaggtcagaggagaatggacagactggttgagtgGGCGActgtgtcaatatggaccaacatcactgaggaatgtttccaacactttgttgaatctatgccgaaTAGAAGTAAGGCAGttgtgaaggcaaaagggggtccaatccCCTACTAGCAAGGTGTGCCTAATTAAGTGCCCATAGAGTGTATATTCCTGTGCAGTATTTTCAGATTACACAATTGAAACATGCTGGATGCACCTGTCATGTTGTTTTACGTTGCTATTACCATATTTCTAAAAACAAcatagaaactccacaacctctgcaAGAGTGCCAAGTCTCTGCCAATGTCTGCTTCTGTCTGTGAGGAAGACAGCATGATGTAAATCTACGTCACAGCTTTAGATTAGGTTCAGGATACTTGGTGTACATATTGATCCCgctttaataattgattaataatAAACATCAGCTGTCCCACTGCTTTCACTTCTTATTTCCTAAAGTCAGACATGTATGTATATTTGATTTCAGCAAAAACAGTAATCATAGTTGTATTTATCACGTTTCCACGAAAACAACCAACCCTTCCAGCTGCTATGAATGGTTACTTAAATTTGTATAAATTAACTGCTAACTACCCTCATGCAACTTGTCGAAAGTAACTAAATCTCAGGTGTATGTGACCACATGATGgtcaaggtgccttgacacttgcatgaatttgattcccGCATTGGCGTGCAATCTGGCGTGCCAGTGGGTAAACGTGCCTTAAAATGTTGTAAACTGCCCCCGGTTGTGTGGCACTGCGCAACgtaaattttgaaatattcataACTTCTGGCACGCATTCATTTCATGAACTaattgtgaacattgcacaacctatttgaaaacactgtgtgtcaatgcATTTCATTGCGTGCAGTgtatctgaacaattatgacgagatgttacctctataataaacataaatttAGAGATACATTAACTCATAAGAAGTGATGAAAATGcacctgttttaccaatccattacaatgtaaaatttataaataattacctttgagacaagattccaaatgcgttctccactgcACAGTGCACACGAAACAACCTGTAGCTGATGATTTCTctatgattctgggagcgatgaaagatggtttcatcagccaaatgtTCTGAGCTAATGCATCATTTTAATACGCATTGTGCGGTGCATCATAATGGAGTGCACGTGCATGCACAGATCATCCCAAAGTAGCGCAATTTAACGGAACCATTCATGCACAAGATGAGAAGAGATGTTGcgtgccatgttttttttttgcagtgtaacATGTCTGCAAATCAGCAGTGCAACAAAGTTTTACCAttattacatgaaaattcagtaaggtatgtcttctattatacttccaattctaaggtagaactcttgCACCGGAGTTAGTGTGCACATGCATCGCAAATGATGGAGTGGTAATAATCCAAAATAGAATCAGTCGTAGGTGAGCCCATGCTTACAGCTACAGTGGAAGCAAGAGGGCTCCCCTGATTTTAGGGTTTAGAATCAGTGAGTGAGAGCCACATAGGTGGAAATATAGCTGAGCTGCTAAAGAAGATACTGGAAGTAAATTCCTTATGGATCATGATAACTACTTGTGTAGAAAAAAGGTGCATCAAGATGCACTGAtaattgttttgcaaagaaattGCAGCTTTCTGAATCATAATGGAATTATGAGGTGCATCGAGCATCCCAGTCCAAATTGGTGCTAATCGTTACCTCTGCTGGTGTGTTGTTTTGTATATTTGGTTGTCACTGGAATTGCTCAAAACCTTTCATAAAACCTGAGGAGTGGCATGGGTTACAAAAGACCCCATTACATTTTAGTCAGATTGGAGAGCGTGCACCGGCGCCATGCGAACCACCCTGGTTCCTGATTGGCACCCACCTGAAGGCAAACCACATTCACTCTTTACTGTCTGAAGGTAGCCGTGTCTCTGCCACAGCTCTTTTGCTGACATCTCTGTAAACCACCACCAAACAAACAATCGTACATAGAAATATAATGTCTATAAACATATAGAGTTTCATGCACATCTGGTTTACGGTGCAAACTGAGTAAAAGTGGGTTAAAGTCAGGCAGATATGTAGTTTCTAGCCTCTGTGATTAAAGGATTAGAATATGGGTTGAAATTATTATGTGTTGATGCCTATACATCAATTTCCATATAAACGTGGCAGTAATATTATGAGTAATGAGGCAAAATCTGAAACCTATCTGAAACCAAACATCTACCTTCGCTAGCTATGTAATGTAAGTCAGGGATATAGAACAACATAACAGCCAAAATGATGCACTGGGTGTAGCAGTGACCCTTCCATTCTCTAAGCTTCCTGACAGGGGTCAGAAGGTTAGGGTTAAATGAGGGGGCAGACCTGCATAATTATCCTGGACACAGAAATCATGGACTAAATGAGACAATATGGTTTAGTGTTTCAGAAATGGGAGGGTTCTGGATTCATGTGTTAGTCTGTAATGTGGTTTCTGTGATATCTTAATTCTTCCTTGGATTCAAGAGTAACATATGATTTAATGGTGTGGGTGACCAGACTGAgctgatttggacatgtgcagaggagggatgcgGGGtaaatagggagaaggatgccgaggatggagccaccaggcaggagacggACAGACGCTACAGAGGAGGATTGTGTATGTGGTGAGGGACAACGTGCAGTTGATTGGTGTAACACAGGAAGACGTGTGAGGGTGACAgattatctgctgtggtgacccctaacaggagcagccaaaagaagttaTAGTATGTGGGGCAGCTTTTACAGTCCATGTGGTGATGACGTGAAAAGACCAACTGTATGGTACTCCAACTGTATGGTACTCTTCATTATGTCCACGATGCCACAAATCCAGGTTCCAACTGCACGTTCATTCATCTGAatgctttgatttttttatttatttatttttttgctggcaaATTGGATTTGAGAGTTTGTGGGTGGGtttgcaaaatatatatatatatatatatatatatatatatatatatatatatatatatataattgttgcTTATAGGTGACACAGCACTGCAGCACTGAGATCAGCGATCAGGACATTCATGACGATTATACAAATAAACACTGACTGTGCACTAAATTTAGATTTACTCTCAACATGGGCAAGATGATTAGAGTGTCTTGTTTCTGGAGCTGAACCTACAACATCTTCATCACCTCTGACACCCGCTAATAACCCTCATTTGCAATCTGACCTCCTGAACATTACCAGACCACGACACCGTGATGTCCAAGCAGTCCCACAGACACGGATATTTCCTCAAGCTGTTTTGACACACAAGTACTTGTTCAAGTTTGCACAAAAATATGCTGGCGGTTTTACTGCACAGCAGGAAATAGCATGATTATAGTTATGTTGCAACAAAATTATGTCAAAAGAACCGCAGCACACTTCAGAATGAGCAGAATCTGACAAAACGGGGTATCGCACCAAAGACCTGAATTACCACAAAGATCCGTGTGCACTTTGGAAGGTGCAACTCTCGGCTTGCTAAAGAAATGCACATGTAGCATCTGACTCATGCCACATATGTAAAGGAAATATGGAATGAAAAATGGTGTTTAGTGTCTCAAACATAGTCAGgcccataagtagttggacagtgacacaatttttgaaCACAACCACAACTGAAATAAAACAAGACGTGCTTATAGGGTAGAAtattagctttaattcaaagaactACAGACATGTTGGTACGCAATCtcgccattttcagagcccataagtaaacAGATCTAACATAATTCTTagtgtaccatattttccagagtttaagtcacaccagagtatacgcCCCACCTGctttctgtattatcaactcTTTAACTTGGGAttcttgtgcattgttgtagtgtactttttattactgcCATTTGTTATTTTGCTATTAGAGTTTACTTCtagtgttttgattcctgggaaaaccctgtatacacacttattattatcattaaaattaatattattagtattattagtgGTAGCAGAAGTagtagtaacagtagtagtatctgtataagtcacaccaaattagtaaaaaagaaaaaaagtgactgatactccagaaaatatggtaaggattaaatcattacttttacattCACTTTTTGAGGATAGATGCATGATCATTTCCAAGTCACAAAAAAGCCGAACAGGAACACCACTTgacaaaagtcaggaaaaatatgaTTTATTTGGAGCTCAGTAGACTCACAACCAGATGTCCTCAAGCAGACCTGGTGCTCCAAATATCAGGATTATTCTTTCTGTGTTTTGTGTGAAAACTGTTCACCAAGGTGCGTTGAGCATGCAGTGGACCTCCCTGAAAATTTTGAACACGTACAAAACCATCACAGGTTTACTTGacctcttaaaaagaagacctgaaagtacagctataatttgccagaaggtgcatttgAGATGCAaggctagatttgatgttttggtgaatgaaagtcctcctctgtaccaaccacttcatcatgaagctatataactggtgatacaaatacaaaacatgcactgtgcacaatttctccaatcacaacagaAGCCCGTAatctcttctgggttgtctgggtgtcttggtgtctttcctcactcttctccttcttgcacagtcactcagtttttgagaactgtctactccacatagatttaccatagagtgccaatactgtttgtatttcttcgtaactaatgtaaataaagtgcaagacatattcagtgacttggagatgttcatgtatccatctcctgacttgtctgaagaaaactggcaatcaaactgattattgacaggtattataccaaatcgTTCCATtacatatgcaacccatcatgttggcttttatatttttaattaatttatatcaaggtgtcgagatttgctttgagtttgagtttaaggaagataattttagaaattttaatgttGAGAAGTCTGATttataaacaaattaaacaaactaaacaaattaaaatacatgAAATAGCAAGGggccaaatattttttttaaggcactgttttttttaagaatttgaaGGAGTTCTCCTTTGAGTAACTGCAGGATGATTGGATGCAGACCTTCACCTACGTGATTTATTCCTCATTTCATCGGTGCCAAATCTCCCACATTTATCAACAGATTTCCCCCACCATTGTTTAACCTGAGAAAACATCTGCACTTGCTATCAGGTAGATGTCTTGTAGATGTCTTGCCGAGTTAAATTTCTGCCGAGAtgaaagtttttgcctctgtggccAAGacattgtaactttttttttccttccctaaACCAATTTCCCACCACAATCAACTGGCGAGAGCTGTTGAAGTTGATGGATTGTGCCTGTAATGCCCTGCCCCGGGGCTGTTACAGTTAGCGATACGTTGAACCTTAATGGTTGAGCTCTTTATGTGCACGTGTGCATCGGAGAGGAACGTGTGCAGGAGAACGGGAGAAAAAGACGTTAATTGAAATTCCTTCAGCCATGTCTGGCACAGCTCTGGTGTCTGAGTGGTACATGTACACGTGATAAAAGTAGGCTTTGCCATGTGGTAACCATGTGCAGGACTGGACTCTGCACTCAGACTTGTATGTGTATGTGCGTATACGTGCTCTGAGCAAGAGGGGTTTGTGCAGAGCCGCGAACAGATGCGTACAAACCTGCCACATGTGCATGAAGGTGTTCGAGCGATAAAGAGTCATTTATGAATATGACAGAATGTTCCCACATGCACGTGTTCAACATGCACAGACACGGTCGGGCATACAAGGTGGATTAAAGCCGCAGCAAGTCAGATTTTTTTATACGTCCGCTCATTTTTTGGATCATCTAAGGAATCTCTGCAAGTAAATGCAGGAGTAATGAACCAGAAGTAAAACCAAAACACTGCACCCTGGAAAATAAAGATGTGCGTTACAAAACATCAGCAGCTGATTTTCAGCACTGTTCAGTTCAGTTCACCCATAAATAAGAATGATGACCTTAAAATATTGTTGACAGTAGATATGTTCTCCAGTAGAGGTGACTACATCCCAGATGGTGGAGCAGGTTTACAGCTAACCAAAGGGTCAACAGGTTTGATCCCTAATTACTGCTCAACAATTCAACCCAAAAGTTCTCATCCTTGAtcctagacagatagatagaatgaatggtaaatggactgcatttatatagcacttttccgtctacatcagatgctcaaagcactttacaatgatgcctcacattcactgattcacacaaacactcacagaccaatgtcagggtgctggcaCACTCACTAGACACCAGGAGCAACCTGGAGATtatggaccttgctcaagggcccttagtgattttccattcaagctggggtttgaaccgaggatcctctggtctcaagcccaacgcttaaccactagaccatcacctccagggattaatagatagatagatagatagatagatagatagatagatagatagatagatagatagatagatagatagatagatagatagatagatagatagatagatagatagatagatagatagatagaatacCAGAAAAAGGCCAATAAAGTTGAGTAATGCTCCCTTGATATATTGAACCCACAACCCTTCAGTTTGTGGGTTCTTTCCCCAACTATACTGATTGTTCATGTGTTCTTGAGCAAGACACTCAACTGCTCAACCAATGGACACTTTTGCCCACCTAACCCCGCATAAATATGGGACAGAGATGTACAAAAAGAAAACTGGACAAAATACTTAAGCACCCTTGTGTTTCTTTATAGTTTTGTGTTATTTTTCCATCATTAGTGTCTagaaaaaaacaactaaatgTCAAACTTCCAAATGGAAGAAAAGACCTTTTCACATAAATAAAAACCTGATTTCTTTGTTGGTTTATAGCGTAATGCATAATTTAACAAAGACAATAAACCGGGATAATGAATGAATTGTGGTGTTCTTGTAAAACAACATGATGCATCACCCAAAATAGTTTGGTTTTAAAGGTAAAGACTAGTTGTGAGATATTTGTCTTTATTGCTTTGATATTTAGAAGCTTTTTGATGTTTTTACAGCATCTTTGCTTTGTGAaaatttttaaaggtttttgcacTGGACTGTATTTTTGCACGCTCCTTTAGTCAAACTCAAAAACCCTTTAGTCCTAGAGAGCTACAGTGTGATTTAACCAAATTGTATGAATGTGAGTCTGACAGGCTCGGACAAAATATCCCGTGCACTCACTGAACCTTTGTGGGAAAAAGTAAAGTTTAAAACAATGTTCTTCCACCTGCCAAATACACAATCAGACAAGAAGCAGGATTCACATGGTTACAATCGTACCTCCTATTTAACACCGACCGCCGTTAAACATGCAGAACAACAGCGCCAACACCACCACGTAGTTGTCCTACTCCCCGTGGGTTCGGTAATTATTTAGGGAAAAAGTTACACTGAACAACCCTTAATGAGTTCCAGTGGATCACCTCtatctgtcttttgttttcctcCACTCTTCCTTGCCATTCTCTTCATTTTCAAAGCCTCCGTACACTGGGAAACCTGCCTGCCTTCACATGGTGGTGGTGAAAGAGCACGTTGCTCTTGTTTGTTCTGTTGCCCAGTTGTGATCAGCATTGTTGCCCAGAGAGGTAAAACAGAAATTTATACTCTCCACAGACAGCTTGTGCGTTTTTTGGCTCAGTGTTTATTGAAAtggatattttaaaaaatacctGACACATAAATTATACTTTCTTTTTGTTGATACTTTTGAAATACTCTCTGTCACAGACCATCTAAAATGAAACAAATGAATTACAGTGCTAAAGTACGACTGTTTTGCTGCAGGTGACTTACTGTATGGATCGTCCTCACTTTTGGTGCCGTTAACTTTCCCTTTTTTGTCGATACGCAAGAAGAATTTCTGGTAGGAGAACAGTTTCCTTCTGCGCACGTCTCCTTGTAGATGGTTGTAGCTGCTCCGCACGTGGCGCCCGACAACTGTTGCGGAAGATGACGACACGTTGGTCGCTCGTGGCAACCTTGCAGAGGATGCATGCAGCAACGCGGGTAAGGAGGAGGGTTTTGGGCGCAGGACAAAGAGGTTCGGAGGGGTCCCTCCACTGGATGCATTCTTTTCAGAGTCTATTGGCAATAATGCGGAGAGAGGCGAGGCTGAGGACGGCACTGGTACGAGCAGGAGCAACAGGAGCAGGAAGGTGAAAGAGAGCCGGAGTGAAGGAGATCTGCAGCAGGGGCAGGAGGAGGACCAGGCGACCGGTGCACCTTGTGTCACTGTCCATCTACACATGGTAGTGGAGCTGAGGGAGCTGTGGAGATGCTCAGGGGCTGGGGCATGCTGAGCTGggtgcagagagagagagcaagagtggGAGAAACCCCCCCTGGACTGAACCTCCTCCGCCTGGGGACCCACAACCTCACTGGGACTGTAGGTGGTAAATACCCATCAAAGTTGTTCTGGTGCTTGGCTCTAAACTGTCACTGAGGCTGTTAAGTGATCACAGAGAGTCGGCACTGATGACTGGATTTGTGTGGCTGCCGGTTGTCAGTTGGCGGCGGCGTTGGTCAAACCTACGCCGCTGCGGCCGTCTCTGCTGTAGTCCCCCAGTGCTGTTTATCCCTCAGCGGAGCCACAGGAATGTGTCAACATCCATAACTCAGATCACAGTGCCACAGGAACAACTGGGGGCTCACCTCAAAGACCTCTCACCGCCACCTCCTCCCACTCCTCCAAAGACGGCCTCTCTTTGCGCCGATGCCCAGCCGATGCCTTTCCAAAGTTAACACATGGCCTCAACCGTCTCGTCCAAGTCCGGCATTGGGGAGAATATCTGCTCATTCACATGCACTTCTAAAATTTACTCCAGACACACGTGCCAAAACAGTTTGTCTTCTGCACAGCCCAGAGAGGTGGGTAGCTGTTCAGGCGGAGAAGCTGGAAGTAAAAGATGCCAAActacaaaatgaataaataaaaagtaaaaaaaaaaagggtttctGCTACTTCTCAGAAAACATCCAGAGGACTCCAGAAAAGGAGTGGCACAGTCCGTTCTTTCTGTTTAGTTTTGTCGGCAGGGGTTTGAAGTTTCTTGAGTGGATAGCACTCgtctttctcctcctcctcctcttcgtctATCAGCTCCCTGGTTCTCCTCCGTCCTTGCCTCTCGGAGTCTGAGTGCCGGAGCAGCGTGTTGCCGCTCCTCTTTCCTACCGTGTGTGACTCCCTCTCCCGTGGCCACCTCCTTCTTTTCTTTGCCCCCTACCCCCTGCCTCCACCGCCCCCCCTCCCCGCCCGCCCCCGCTGGTTATCTGGAGTTTCTCTGAGGTGACTgaatcttgtctgtcctttcacCTTATTCATCTGCTACAAGCTCCCCAGATGTCATCTCTTAGTTTAATTGCACGTTTGTGGAAAAACACTTTGATGAGCTGTGTGCAATTGCACGTGTGCACATGTACACGCGTGTGCATGGAGGAGCATGGAGGAGGTAGTGGGGTAGTGGTGGTGGGATGGAGGGGGTGTGGAGGGGTGTGGAGGTGTCTGTCCCACCCCGTTTTCATTGTCTCCTCCCCATTCAAAAACCAAACCCCACCAGTTCAGTGAAGCAAGCCCAAAATAAGGACCTGCTCCACTGTCTCTTTTTGTCCCTTTTCACCATTTTTGACCAGTTTCATATGAAGTGTATGTGAGAATTTCTCACTCATCAACATTTGTGAGGTCCAACTCCTGCAGTTGACACTAAGAATCAAGATTATAACATCACATTTGGTGATAAAGTGCAGAAATCTCCTCGTTTTGCCCCCCGTGTGTTGAAAGATGCTGCTCAGGGATGATGTTTAGTTTGTCTAAAACCCTCTGAATTCTGTGGCCTGACATGGCTCATGGTTGGCGAGACTGTTTCCTTCCAGCTTTCAGCCAAGCTGCCCTCAGCTGTTTTCCGATATGATCTTGATCAAGCgtctctgtgtttctctgtgaGATGCTGCGTTTTGCCTTTCAAAGAATTTAAGTCCACTGTCTGGTTTGGGTATTGTTTAATTTCCTTTTTGCATTGTCAGGCAGCAACCCACATATCCgctgctctctctgtctcttcttCTTTCAGTTGTCACCACTTCGGAGCACTTATTACTGGAACTACTGAATCCTGTCCAAGGTATGTAGCCAACAGATCTGAGTTATCGAGTTCTACTACATTTCGATGCAGCATCGGGCCCATCATGCATGAGTATGTCAAGACATTCaaacaattcctttttgggatGTAGCAGTGGCATTTCAGGAAAATGTAACACATATccaggtgagagagagagagagaaagagagagagagagagagacatgcaCTCTATTACTATCTGAGATTGTACAGATGTACAAGATAAAGACTACAACACAAAGTAAAAGTGAAGTGTGCATACTTTGTTTTGTCTTATGAAGCTTTTTCAATGAAATTGGTCATTGTACAAATGTACGACTTCTCCTGCTGCCTTGTTCAAAACCAGAGGAGCAATAGAGCCAGTGCACAAGTCGCACTCAATCCACTCGTGAATATTGTGgctgctctgtgattggcctCTTCTACATGTGATTTAGCAAATTAGGCTCCATCCATGCTCAGGGCAAACTCTGATTTCAGCAAATGATTACATACCTGCGAACCTTCAACAGACAACAAAAAGTCAAGTCAGGTGAATTTATTCATTGGGGCCATCAGAGAGTGTAACATCTGTGCATTACATGTCCTTTGTGATTCACTGAAACAGTAATATATGGTTTTGTGACAGTTGATCGAAATTTGAACCACTTTATACTTGAataacacacaacccttccaccgTGTTTAGTCCATATTGGCTGCACACAGAAGaagaa is a window of Thalassophryne amazonica chromosome 17, fThaAma1.1, whole genome shotgun sequence DNA encoding:
- the fgf10a gene encoding fibroblast growth factor 10a codes for the protein MCRWTVTQGAPVAWSSSCPCCRSPSLRLSFTFLLLLLLLVPVPSSASPLSALLPIDSEKNASSGGTPPNLFVLRPKPSSLPALLHASSARLPRATNVSSSSATVVGRHVRSSYNHLQGDVRRRKLFSYQKFFLRIDKKGKVNGTKSEDDPYSILEIKSVDVGVVAIRGLSSNYYLAISKKGELYGARDFGPDCRLIERIEENKYNTYASAEWRNKKKHMFVGLNANGKPMRGKKTRRKNTATHFLPIAVQPR